A genomic window from Onychostoma macrolepis isolate SWU-2019 chromosome 22, ASM1243209v1, whole genome shotgun sequence includes:
- the foxq2 gene encoding forkhead box Q2: protein MEDNACRGNREQLGLQFTIDYLLYNKGRNDERAEPEDNGPPSEGLQSTVNETLSEQNSEKSEDREYEENRCEEEHEKTNLKSEGTDEKPAQSYIALISMAILDSDEKKLLLCDIYQWIMDHYPYFKSKDKNWRNSVRHNLSLNECFIKAGRSDNGKGHFWAIHPANFQDFSNGDYHRRRARRRIRRVTGQLPFALPTRYQSLSHLKRTPCWCCPPTHPLICFSPRVYWNWAALQTHRRPSLHGLI, encoded by the exons ATGGAGGACAACGCATGCCGCGGCAATCGAGAACAACTGGGACTTCAGTTCACTATTGACTATCTGTTGTACAATAAAGGACGCAACGATGAGAGGGCAGAACCAGAGGACAATGGCCCTCCATCTGAAGGTCTTCAAAGCACAGTCAATGAAACTCTCTCAGAGCAGAATAGCGAAAAATCAGAGGACCGGGAATATGAAGAAAACAGATGTGAAGAGGAACATGAGAAGACAAATCTGAAGAGTGAAGGAACGGATGAGAAGCCAGCGCAGTCCTACATTGCCCTCATTTCCATGGCCATCCTGGATTCAGATGAAAAGAAGCTCCTGCTATGTGATATTTACCAATGGATCATGGATCACTATCCTTACTTCAAAAGCAAG GACAAGAACTGGAGAAACAGCGTCAGACACAATCTCTCTTTGAACGAGTGCTTCATCAAAGCCGGTCGCAGTGACAATGGCAAGGGCCATTTCTGGGCTATTCATCCGGCCAACTTTCAAGACTTCTCTAATGGGGACTACCACCGGCGACGTGCCCGGAGAAGGATTCGCAGAGTTACAGGGCAGCTGCCCTTCGCACTACCCACGCGTTACCAAAGCCTCAGCCACCTGAAACGGACACCATGTTGGTGTTGTCCACCGACGCATCCATTGATTTGCTTCTCGCCCAGAGTGTACTGGAACTGGGCTGCACTTCAGACACACCGTAGGCCATCCCTTCATGGACTGATATAA